In a genomic window of Telopea speciosissima isolate NSW1024214 ecotype Mountain lineage chromosome 5, Tspe_v1, whole genome shotgun sequence:
- the LOC122661571 gene encoding protein NRT1/ PTR FAMILY 5.10-like, with product MDAPLLSDTVKGAVDYKGSPAIRSETGKWRSAIFIIGVEIAERFSYYGIASNLITYLTGPLQQSTVTAAVNVNTWSGVAAMLPLLGAFVADAYLGRYRTILFASLLYVLGLGLLTLSAVLPPFNPTNCHHSSNTTSCHPPQFQIIFFFCSLYLVALAQGGHKPCVQAFGGDQFDGTNQEENKSKSSFFNWWYFGMCSGMVCTHVILNYIQDNMSWGLGFGIPCVCMVAALVVFLRGTKTYRYSSFRDDNDNPFGRIGRVFVAAVRNWRASPPPPPVCVASAVDDEEQGKSIVLLHAGTSQFRFLDKALVATSEDCKKGWQVCSVNQVEEAKALLRLVPIWATCLVYAILYSQTSTFFTKQGATMDRKIGSNFQIPPGSLQTFISLSVVLFIPIYVHVLIPIVRSLTRKHSGITLLQRIGIGMVFSIISMAVAAIVEKKRLQTAIDYKIVDIPKAIVPMSIWWLVPQYIFFGIADAFTMVGLQEFFYDEMPDGLRSVGLALYLSIFGVGSFLSSFLVSAIEKVTGGDGKDSWFSNNLNRGHLDYFYWLLAGLCGVGLVVYLYFAKSYVYNRASRI from the exons ATGGATGCTCCCTTATTGAGTGACACCGTTAAAGGTGCCGTCGATTACAAAGGCAGCCCGGCGATTCGATCCGAAACCGGAAAATGGAGATCTGCTATTTTCATCATTG GAGTGGAGATAGCAGAGAGGTTTTCTTATTATGGGATTGCTTCCAACCTGATAACCTACCTGACCGGGCCGCTGCAGCAGTCAACGGTGACTGCCGCCGTGAACGTGAACACTTGGTCAGGTGTGGCAGCCATGCTCCCTCTCTTGGGAGCTTTTGTTGCGGATGCTTATCTTGGGCGATATCGGACTATCCTCTTCGCTTCTCTTCTCTATGTTTTG GGATTGGGGTTGTTAACATTATCAGCAGTGCTTCCTCCTTTCAATCCAACTAATTGTCACCACAGCAGTAACACAACCTCTTGTCATCCACCTCAGTTtcaaatcatcttctttttctgttctcTATATTTGGTTGCACTAGCACAAGGTGGTCACAAACCATGTGTACAAGCTTTTGGTGGAGATCAATTTGATGGAAcaaatcaagaagaaaataagtccAAGAGCTCTTTCTTTAACTGGTGGTATTTCGGAATGTGTAGTGGTATGGTGTGTACACATGTGATCTTAAACTACATTCAAGATAATATGAGTTGGGGTCTTGGATTTGGAATTCCATGTGTTTGTATGGTAGCTGCACTTGTTGTGTTCTTGCGTGGAACTAAGACTTATCGTTACAGTAGTTTCAGAGATGATAATGATAATCCATTTGGAAGAATTGGAAGAGTGTTTGTTGCAGctgtgaggaattggagagccagtcctcctcctcccccagTATGTGTAGCCAGTGCTGTTGATGATGAGGAACAGGGAAAGAGTATTGTTCTCCTACATGCTGGTACTAGCCAATTCAG GTTTCTTGACAAGGCATTGGTTGCTACATCTGAAGATTGCAAGAAAGGTTGGCAAGTGTGCAGTGTTAATCAAGTGGAAGAAGCAAAGGCATTACTAAGATTGGTTCCAATATGGGCTACATGTTTGGTATATGCAATTTTGTATTCACAAACCTCTACTTTCTTCACCAAGCAAGGAGCTACCATGGACAGAAAAATAGGTTCAAATTTCCAAATACCACCTGGTTCTCTTCAAACCTTCATTAGCCTTTCAGTTGTTCTTTTCATACCCATCTATGTTCATGTCCTCATTCCAATCGTGCGATCTCTTACTCGAAAACATTCTGGCATTACATTGCTTCAAAGAATAGGAATTGGAATGGTTTTCTCTATAATCTCTATGGCGGTAGCAGCAATAGTTGAGAAGAAAAGACTTCAAACTGCTATTGATTACAAGATAGTGGATATACCAAAAGCAATAGTTCCTATGAGTATTTGGTGGTTGGTTCCTCAATATATCTTTTTTGGAATTGCTGACGCCTTCACCATGGTTGGTCTACAAGAATTTTTCTATGATGAGATGCCTGATGGGTTGAGGAGTGTTGGTCTTGCCCTTTATCTCAGCATTTTTGGTGTAGGAAGCTTTTTAAGTAGCTTCCTTGTCTCTGCAATTGAGAAGGTAACTGGTGGGGATGGTAAGGATAGTTGGTTTTCAAACAATCTTAATAGAGGTCACCTTGATTACTTTTATTGGCTTCTTGCTGGTCTATGTGGTGTAGGGTTGGTTGTTTATTTGTATTTTGCCAAATCTTATGTCTACAACAGGGCAAGCAGAATTTAA
- the LOC122661576 gene encoding protein NRT1/ PTR FAMILY 5.10-like, with amino-acid sequence MDAPLLKDTVNGAVDYKGHPAIRSKTGRWRSAVFIIGVEIAERFSYNGVSSNLITYLTGPLQQSTATAAVTVNTWSGVAFMLPLVGAFVADTYLGRYRTILCASLVFVLGLSLLTLSAVLPSFSHPSCHSNTTTSCHPPQYQVILFFTSLYLVAIAQGGHRTCVQAFGADQFDGKDPEESKSKSSFFNWWLFGLCGGSICSQLILTYIQDNLNWGFGFGIPCVCTVLALAVFLLGRKNYRYSRCDDNINPFGSFLRVLVAAVRNWRATPPTATVDEEGEAPLLPALNLFLLVCFRFLNKALVIVSDNSMEGWQTCNVSEVEEAKAVLRLVPIWATCLIYGTVYAQYHTFFTKQGATMDRTIGKGFQIPPASLQFFTTLSVLLFIPIYDRLLVPMARNFTKIPSGITMLQRIGIGIVLSMIAMVVAALVEMERLETAIDSKIVDIPKATIPMSIWWLVPQYILFGISNVFTRVGLQEFFYEQMPNRLRSVGLALHLSIFGVGNLLSSFLVSGIEKVSGSGDGKHSWFSNNLNRAHLDYFYWLLAILLAVGFVVYLYFAKSYIYSR; translated from the exons ATGGACGCTCCCTTACTGAAAGATACCGTTAATGGTGCCGTAGATTACAAAGGCCACCCAGCAATTCGATCCAAGACTGGCAGATGGAGATCTGCTGTTTTCATCATTG GAGTAGAGATCGCAGAGAGGTTTTCCTATAATGGAGTTAGTTCCAACCTGATCACCTACCTGACTGGGCCACTCCAACAGTCCACCGCCACGGCAGCGGTTACCGTGAACACTTGGTCAGGGGTGGCTTTCATGCTCCCTCTCGTCGGAGCTTTTGTTGCCGATACTTATCTCGGCCGATATCGAACTATCTTGTGCGCTTCTCTCGTCTTTGTGTTG GGATTGAGCTTGTTAACACTATCAGctgttcttccttctttctctcatcCTAGTTGCCACAGCAACACAACAACATCATGCCATCCTCCTCAATACCAAGTCATCCTTTTCTTTACCTCTCTATATTTGGTGGCAATTGCACAAGGTGGGCACAGGACATGCGTACAAGCTTTTGGTGCCGATCAATTTGATGGGAAAGATCCAGAAGAAAGCAAATCTAAGAGTTCTTTCTTTAATTGGTGGCTTTTTGGACTGTGTGGGGGTAGTATATGTTCACAGTTGATCTTAACCTACATTCAGGACAATCTGAATTGGGGTTTTGGATTCGGAATTCCATGTGTTTGCACTGTACTTGCACTTGCTGTTTTCTTGCTTGGAAGGAAGAATTATCGCTACAGTCGCTGCGACGATAACATCAATCCATTTGGAAGTTTTTTGCGAGTTTTAGTTGCAGCAGTTCGAAATTGGCGAGCTACTCCACCTACAGCCACTGTTGATGAGGAAGGAGAAGCTCCTCTTCTTCCT GCTctcaatctctttctccttGTATGTTTCAGGTTCCTTAACAAGGCATTAGTTATTGTGTCAGACAATTCCATGGAAGGCTGGCAAACATGCAATGTGAGTGAGGTGGAAGAAGCAAAGGCAGTACTAAGGTTGGTTCCTATATGGGCTACATGTTTAATATATGGAACTGTGTATGCACAATACCATACATTCTTCACCAAGCAAGGAGCTACCATGGACAGAACAATAGGGAAAGGGTTCCAAATACCACCTGCATCCCTTCAATTCTTCACTACCCTCTCTGTCCTCCTTTTCATACCCATCTATGACCGTCTCCTCGTTCCAATGGCACGAAATTTTACCAAGATACCCTCAGGCATAACCATGCTTCAAAGGATAGGCATTGGAATAGTCTTATCTATGATTGCAATGGTTGTGGCAGCTCTTGTTGAGATGGAAAGGCTTGAAACAGCCATTGATTCTAAGATAGTGGATATACCAAAAGCAACAATTCCTATGAGTATTTGGTGGTTGGTTCCTCAATACATCTTGTTTGGAATTTCTAATGTTTTCACAAGGGTTGGTCTTCAAGAATTTTTCTATGAGCAGATGCCAAATAGGTTGAGGAGTGTAGGTCTTGCACTTCACCTTAGCATCTTTGGGGTTGGGAACTTACTAAGCAGCTTCCTTGTCTCTGGAATTGAGAAGGTAAGTGGTAGTGGGGATGGCAAACACAGTtggttttccaacaatcttAATAGGGCTCATCTTGATTATTTCTATTGGCTTCTTGCTATTCTCCTTGCAGTAGGATTTGTTGTTTATTTGTATTTTGCCAAATCTTATATCTACAGTAGGTGA
- the LOC122661572 gene encoding protein NRT1/ PTR FAMILY 5.10-like has product MDDSPLLSDTVKGSVDYKGRPAIRSETGRWRSAIFIIGVEIAERFSYNGISSNLITYLTGPLQQSMVTAAVNVNTWTGVSYMLPLFGAFLADAYLGRYRTILLATLLYVLGLGLLTLSAVLPSFSPPSCHTSINTTSCHPPQSQIIFFFSSLYLVALAQGMHKPCTQAFGADQFEVTDPEECKSKSSFFNWWYFGICSGALCTHSILTYIQDNLNWGLGFGIPCVCMVVALTIFLLGTKTYRHSFNDDIDNQFGRIALAFVAVVRSWRTAPSIAIDEEEGETLLLHGTDQFRFLDKEPAASTISEDSKEGWVVSGVSQVEEAKAILRLFPFWATCIVYTIVDAQYYTFFTKQGATMDRTIGSSGFKIPPASLQTFISISIILFMPIYDRILIPFARVFTNIHSGITTLQRIGTGIILSLISMVIAALVERERLQVAIDSKIVDIPEATVPMSVWWLVPQYILLGIAEALAMVGLQEFFYDQMPNGLKSVGLAFYLSIFGVGSFLSSFLVSGIEKVTGGDGRDSWFSNNLNRAHLDYFYWLLAGLSAIELAIFLYFTKSYVYKRTDV; this is encoded by the exons ATGGACGACTCTCCTCTACTAAGCGACACCGTTAAAGGTTCCGTCGACTACAAAGGCCGGCCGGCGATTAGATCGGAAACTGGAAGATGGAGATCTGCTATTTTCATCATCG GAGTTGAGATCGCAGAGAGGTTTTCGTATAATGGGATTAGTTCCAACCTGATAACCTACCTGACGGGACCGCTTCAGCAATCGATGGTAACAGCGGCGGTGAATGTGAACACCTGGACAGGGGTTTCTTACATGCTGCCTCTCTTTGGAGCTTTCCTTGCCGATGCTTATCTTGGCCGATATCGCACTATCCTCTTAGCTACTCTCCTCTATGTTCTG GGATTGGGGTTGTTAACACTATCAGCAGTTCTTCCTTCTTTCAGTCCACCTAGTTGCCACACCAGCATTAACACAACCTCTTGTCATCCACCTCAgtcccaaatcatcttcttcttcagctcTCTATATTTGGTAGCACTTGCACAAGGTATGCACAAGCCATGCACACAAGCTTTTGGTGCAGATCAATTTGAAGTTACAGATCCAGAGGAATGCAAGTCCAAGAgttctttcttcaattggtggtaTTTTGGAATTTGTTCAGGTGCTTTATGCACTCATTCAATCTTAACCTACATTCAGGATAACTTGAATTGGGGTCTTGGATTTGGAATTCCATGTGTTTGCATGGTAGTTGCACTTACTATTTTCTTGCTTGGAACCAAGACTTATCGACATAGTTTCAACGACGATATCGATAATCAATTTGGACGAATTGCATTAGCATTTGTTGCAGTAGTAAGGAGTTGGCGAACCGCTCCTTCAatagccattgatgaggaagaaGGGGAGACTCTTCTCCTGCATGGTACTGACCAATTCAG GTTTCTGGACAAGGAACCTGCAGCTAGTACTATATCAGAAGATTCCAAGGAAGGTTGGGTAGTTTCTGGTGTTAGTCAGGTGGAAGAAGCAAAGGCAATACTAAGGTTATTTCCTTTTTGGGCTACATGTATAGTCTATACAATTGTGGATGCACAATACTATACTTTCTTCACCAAACAAGGAGCCACCATGGACAGAACAATAGGGTCTTCAGGGTTCAAGATACCACCTGCCTCCCTTCAAACCTTCATTAGCATCTCCATCATTCTTTTCATGCCGATCTATGATCGTATCCTTATTCCATTCGCCCGAGTTTTTACCAATATACACTCCGGCATTACAACGCTTCAAAGGATAGGAACTGGAATAATTTTATCTTTGATCTCCATGGTTATAGCAGCACTAGTTGAGAGGGAAAGGCTTCAAGTTGCCATTGATTCCAAGATAGTGGATATACCAGAAGCAACAGTTCCTATGAGTGTTTGGTGGCTAGTTCCTCAATATATCTTGTTAGGAATTGCTGAAGCTCTTGCAATGGTTGGTCTTCAAGAGTTTTTCTATGACCAAATGCCAAATGGATTGAAAAGTGTGGGTCTTGCATTTTATCTTAGCATCTTTGGTGTAGGAAGCTTTCTAAGCAGCTTTCTTGTCTCTGGCATTGAGAAGGTAACTGGTGGGGATGGCCGAGACAGTTGGTTCTCAAACAATCTTAATAGAGCTCATCTTGATTACTTTTACTGGCTTCTTGCTGGTCTAAGTGCTATAGAACTAgctatttttttgtattttaccAAATCTTATGTCTACAAAAGGACAGATGTATAA